The following are encoded together in the Osmia lignaria lignaria isolate PbOS001 chromosome 13, iyOsmLign1, whole genome shotgun sequence genome:
- the Wdr59 gene encoding WD repeat domain 59 isoform X1, with protein sequence MSKRWGSDYVVTEHRDLQANTMAVDATGNYVLLAGRRYFAVKHLDEGADTLKKFQRQSKYEVGSAEWNPTSTNSHLCAVSSNTRIEILALNGVGCCDLHTTNSLKAHTRVVSDLNWHPKEPDIIASCSIDTFIHIWDVRDQRRPCLSLSAVAGSSQVRWNALSPNMLATAHDGDIKIWDQRKGNSPMQYIAAHLTKIHGLDWCPFQQNQLATSSQDCTVKIFDISNPRRAESILTTNSPVWRARYTPFGEGLVTIVVPQLRRGENSLLLWNITNLSAPIYTFVGHTDVVLEFQWRHQKLENSDFELITWSKDQCLRIYKIDPFLKKLCGHGIDDNTSIYTQYSEDNNLRALQSVQQLQLNDTQNDREVNCITTKVDEPILNSEADTYIENNKEISSPTQPKTLQQEFSLINMNIPNIEVNEMDAVERSCTVTASNKSYNVILKVNFPPNYPYSAQPTFQFCPGTTIDNTTMTKLLKVLKQTAQQRVKKNRSCLEPCLRQLITTLEQTCKKDENESSHLGYDIQDNANFLGSSNIYTNYRDAYIPFPRTSGAKFCCVGILVCFGRASYTRRSSMKPESTTPRALSALGNGIGNGEHFLHMYSNSYVQSNDNIPISSFYFQDRKISRGLHNTNRMTYRSCCKNYHFMVIIYDASSLFFVNKELAEKYVINITDIPAMCQYNANVAAALERPDLVQAWCLAALVISQPVANVGQNACQSLLPMIDLDAPWPLHPFGQNLIHSLIQHYANQSDIQMAGMLSCAFSYRSENSDISQTRLSSKSINVSRLSTGKWWLKPGGSPYHTIHLADTTLEGWNFQNLKQHRSNSWSDSLDDLKLIQDTFRDSVKHMRLLDEKYTTLYDGYKKAYAEVLHRWRLLDARAQVLKHVSATPLDTHKGVEFQSECQICGKVSRGPQCISCKRLALECVICHISVRGPSNFCIFCGHGGHTQHLAKWFTSETLCPTGCGCYCLQESSTLLKL encoded by the exons ATGTCAAAGCGTTGGGGCAGCGACTATGTGGTCACGGAGCACCGCGATTTACAG GCTAATACTATGGCCGTGGATGCGACTGGCAATTATGTGTTACTTGCTGG ACGTCGGTATTTCGCAGTAAAACATCTAGATGAAGGTGCTGatactttaaaaaaatttcaaagacaAAGCAAGTACGAAGTTGGCTCAGCAGAATGGAATCCTACAAGTACAAATTCTCATCTGTGTGCTGTATCG AGTAACACGCGTATTGAAATATTAGCACTTAATGGAGTTGGCTGTTGTGATTTACATACAACAAATAGTCTTAAAGCACACACAAGAGTGGTAAGCGACTTAAACTGGCATCCCAAGGAACCAGATATTATTGCTTCTTGTAGCATTGATACATTTATACATATTTGGGATGTAAGAGATCAAAGAAGGCCTTGTTTATCTTTGTCTGCAGTAG CTGGTTCTTCTCAAGTAAGATGGAATGCTTTATCTCCCAATATGTTAGCTACAGCCCATGATGGGGACATTAAAATATGGGATCAACGAAAAGGAAATAGCCCTATGCAGTACATAGCTGCTCACTTAACAAAA ATACATGGTTTAGATTGGTGTCCATTTCAACAAAATCAATTAGCAACTTCTAGTCAAGATTGTACAGTGAAAATCTTCGATATCAGTAATCCACGGAGAGCCGAGAGTATTTTAACAACAAACTCACCAGTATGGAGAGCTAGATATACG CCATTTGGAGAGGGATTGGTAACAATAGTAGTTCCGCAATTACGACGAGGAGAAAATAGTCTATTGTTATGGAACATAACAAACCTCAGTGCACCTATTTATACTTTTGTAGGGCATACTGATGTTGTTCTTGAATTTCAGTGGAGGCACCAAAAATTAG aAAATAGTGATTTTGAACTAATTACTTGGTCAAAAGATCAATgtttaagaatatataaaattgatCCTTTCTTGAAGAAA TTATGTGGACACGGTATAGACGATAATACATCTATTTATACTCAGTATTCTGAAGATAATAATTTAA GAGCATTGCAATCCGTCCAACAATTACAACTGAACGACACTCAAAATGATCGCGAAGTGAATTGTATAACAACAAAAGTGGATGAACCGATATTGAATTCCGAAGCAGATACATATATCgagaataataaagaaatatctTCCCCTACACAACCAAAGACATTGCAGcaagaattttctttaataaatatgAACATACCAAATATAGAG GTCAATGAAATGGATGCTGTAGAACGTAGTTGTACCGTAACAGCATCCAACAAAAGTTATAATGTGATATTAAAAGTAAATTTTCCACCGAATTATCCGTACAGTGCACAACCTACATTTCAATTTTGTCCTGGGACAACAATTGATAATACAACAATGACgaaattattaaaagttttaaaaCAAACTGCCCAGCAGCGTGTTAAAAAGAATAGATCTTGTTTGGAACCATGTCTTAGACAATTAATTACAACCTTAGAGCAA ACATGTAAAAAAGACGAGAATGAAAGCAGTCACTTAGGATACGATATCCAAGATAACGCAAATTTCTTAGGTTCCTCTAATATATATACCAATTATCGGGATGCCTATATACCGTTTCCTAGAACATCTGGTGCTAAATTTTGTTGTGTGG GAATACTCGTATGCTTTGGTCGTGCCTCGTATACCAGAAGATCGTCAATGAAACCCGAGAGTACAACACCTAGAGCACTATCTGCGTTAGGAAATGGTATTGGCAATGGAGAACATTTTTTGCATATGTATTCGAATTCCTATGTACAGTCGAATGATAACATTCCTATAAGTTCGTTTTATTTTCAAGATCGT AAAATAAGTCGAGGATTACACAATACGAATAGAATGACCTACAGGTCATGttgtaaaaattatcattttatggTAATAATATACGACGCTTCGTCGTTATTTTTTGTTAACAAAGAGCTTGCTGAAAAATATGT CATTAATATCACTGATATCCCAGCAATGTGCCAATATAATGCAAATGTTGCTGCGGCACTAGAACGTCCTGATTTAGTTCAAGCATGGTGTTTAGCTGCCCTTGTTATATCACAACCGGTTGCAAACGTTGGACAAAATGCTTGCCAGTCACTGCTACCCATGATTGATCTTGATGCCCCATGGCCTTTACATCCTTTTGGCCAAAATTTAATTCATTCCTT AATACAGCATTATGCCAATCAGTCAGACATTCAAATGGCAGGTATGCTGAGTTGTGCATTTAGTTATCGTTCGGAAAactcagatatatctcaaacaCGGCTAAGTAGCAAGTCTATTAATGTCAGT AGGCTTTCTACAGGAAAGTGGTGGTTGAAG CCTGGTGGTTCGCCATATCATACAATTCACTTAGCCGATACCACATTGGAAGgatggaattttcaaaatctgaaACAACATCGATCCAACTCGTGGTCCGATTCACTCGATGATTTAAAATTAATCCAAGATACGTTCAGGGATTCCGTGAAACATATGAG ATTACTTGATGAAAAATATACTACTCTTTATGACGGATACAAGAAAGCGTATGCAGAGGTATTACACAGATGGCGACTATTGGATGCACGTGCACAAGTATTAAAACACGTGAGTGCAACTCCTTTGGACACGCACAAAGGTGTTGAATTTCAAAGCGAATGCCAAATATGTGGCAAAGTTAGCAGAGGACCTCAGTGTATAAGTTGTAAACGATTAGCTTTGGAATGTGTAATTTGTCATATTTCTGTGAGAG GTCCAAGTAACTTCTGTATTTTTTGCGGACACGGAGGACACACACAGCATTTAGCAAAATGGTTTACTAGTGAAACACTGTGCCCAACTGGCTGTGGATGTTATTGCTTGCAAGAAAGTTCTACCCTCTTAAAACTGTAA
- the Wdr59 gene encoding WD repeat domain 59 isoform X2: MSKRWGSDYVVTEHRDLQANTMAVDATGNYVLLAGRRYFAVKHLDEGADTLKKFQRQSKYEVGSAEWNPTSTNSHLCAVSSNTRIEILALNGVGCCDLHTTNSLKAHTRVVSDLNWHPKEPDIIASCSIDTFIHIWDVRDQRRPCLSLSAVAGSSQVRWNALSPNMLATAHDGDIKIWDQRKGNSPMQYIAAHLTKIHGLDWCPFQQNQLATSSQDCTVKIFDISNPRRAESILTTNSPVWRARYTPFGEGLVTIVVPQLRRGENSLLLWNITNLSAPIYTFVGHTDVVLEFQWRHQKLENSDFELITWSKDQCLRIYKIDPFLKKLCGHGIDDNTSIYTQYSEDNNLRALQSVQQLQLNDTQNDREVNCITTKVDEPILNSEADTYIENNKEISSPTQPKTLQQEFSLINMNIPNIEVNEMDAVERSCTVTASNKSYNVILKVNFPPNYPYSAQPTFQFCPGTTIDNTTMTKLLKVLKQTAQQRVKKNRSCLEPCLRQLITTLEQTCKKDENESSHLGYDIQDNANFLGSSNIYTNYRDAYIPFPRTSGAKFCCVGILVCFGRASYTRRSSMKPESTTPRALSALGNGIGNGEHFLHMYSNSYVQSNDNIPISSFYFQDRKISRGLHNTNRMTYRSCCKNYHFMVIIYDASSLFFVNKELAEKYVINITDIPAMCQYNANVAAALERPDLVQAWCLAALVISQPVANVGQNACQSLLPMIDLDAPWPLHPFGQNLIHSLIQHYANQSDIQMAGMLSCAFSYRSENSDISQTRLSSKSINVSPGGSPYHTIHLADTTLEGWNFQNLKQHRSNSWSDSLDDLKLIQDTFRDSVKHMRLLDEKYTTLYDGYKKAYAEVLHRWRLLDARAQVLKHVSATPLDTHKGVEFQSECQICGKVSRGPQCISCKRLALECVICHISVRGPSNFCIFCGHGGHTQHLAKWFTSETLCPTGCGCYCLQESSTLLKL, translated from the exons ATGTCAAAGCGTTGGGGCAGCGACTATGTGGTCACGGAGCACCGCGATTTACAG GCTAATACTATGGCCGTGGATGCGACTGGCAATTATGTGTTACTTGCTGG ACGTCGGTATTTCGCAGTAAAACATCTAGATGAAGGTGCTGatactttaaaaaaatttcaaagacaAAGCAAGTACGAAGTTGGCTCAGCAGAATGGAATCCTACAAGTACAAATTCTCATCTGTGTGCTGTATCG AGTAACACGCGTATTGAAATATTAGCACTTAATGGAGTTGGCTGTTGTGATTTACATACAACAAATAGTCTTAAAGCACACACAAGAGTGGTAAGCGACTTAAACTGGCATCCCAAGGAACCAGATATTATTGCTTCTTGTAGCATTGATACATTTATACATATTTGGGATGTAAGAGATCAAAGAAGGCCTTGTTTATCTTTGTCTGCAGTAG CTGGTTCTTCTCAAGTAAGATGGAATGCTTTATCTCCCAATATGTTAGCTACAGCCCATGATGGGGACATTAAAATATGGGATCAACGAAAAGGAAATAGCCCTATGCAGTACATAGCTGCTCACTTAACAAAA ATACATGGTTTAGATTGGTGTCCATTTCAACAAAATCAATTAGCAACTTCTAGTCAAGATTGTACAGTGAAAATCTTCGATATCAGTAATCCACGGAGAGCCGAGAGTATTTTAACAACAAACTCACCAGTATGGAGAGCTAGATATACG CCATTTGGAGAGGGATTGGTAACAATAGTAGTTCCGCAATTACGACGAGGAGAAAATAGTCTATTGTTATGGAACATAACAAACCTCAGTGCACCTATTTATACTTTTGTAGGGCATACTGATGTTGTTCTTGAATTTCAGTGGAGGCACCAAAAATTAG aAAATAGTGATTTTGAACTAATTACTTGGTCAAAAGATCAATgtttaagaatatataaaattgatCCTTTCTTGAAGAAA TTATGTGGACACGGTATAGACGATAATACATCTATTTATACTCAGTATTCTGAAGATAATAATTTAA GAGCATTGCAATCCGTCCAACAATTACAACTGAACGACACTCAAAATGATCGCGAAGTGAATTGTATAACAACAAAAGTGGATGAACCGATATTGAATTCCGAAGCAGATACATATATCgagaataataaagaaatatctTCCCCTACACAACCAAAGACATTGCAGcaagaattttctttaataaatatgAACATACCAAATATAGAG GTCAATGAAATGGATGCTGTAGAACGTAGTTGTACCGTAACAGCATCCAACAAAAGTTATAATGTGATATTAAAAGTAAATTTTCCACCGAATTATCCGTACAGTGCACAACCTACATTTCAATTTTGTCCTGGGACAACAATTGATAATACAACAATGACgaaattattaaaagttttaaaaCAAACTGCCCAGCAGCGTGTTAAAAAGAATAGATCTTGTTTGGAACCATGTCTTAGACAATTAATTACAACCTTAGAGCAA ACATGTAAAAAAGACGAGAATGAAAGCAGTCACTTAGGATACGATATCCAAGATAACGCAAATTTCTTAGGTTCCTCTAATATATATACCAATTATCGGGATGCCTATATACCGTTTCCTAGAACATCTGGTGCTAAATTTTGTTGTGTGG GAATACTCGTATGCTTTGGTCGTGCCTCGTATACCAGAAGATCGTCAATGAAACCCGAGAGTACAACACCTAGAGCACTATCTGCGTTAGGAAATGGTATTGGCAATGGAGAACATTTTTTGCATATGTATTCGAATTCCTATGTACAGTCGAATGATAACATTCCTATAAGTTCGTTTTATTTTCAAGATCGT AAAATAAGTCGAGGATTACACAATACGAATAGAATGACCTACAGGTCATGttgtaaaaattatcattttatggTAATAATATACGACGCTTCGTCGTTATTTTTTGTTAACAAAGAGCTTGCTGAAAAATATGT CATTAATATCACTGATATCCCAGCAATGTGCCAATATAATGCAAATGTTGCTGCGGCACTAGAACGTCCTGATTTAGTTCAAGCATGGTGTTTAGCTGCCCTTGTTATATCACAACCGGTTGCAAACGTTGGACAAAATGCTTGCCAGTCACTGCTACCCATGATTGATCTTGATGCCCCATGGCCTTTACATCCTTTTGGCCAAAATTTAATTCATTCCTT AATACAGCATTATGCCAATCAGTCAGACATTCAAATGGCAGGTATGCTGAGTTGTGCATTTAGTTATCGTTCGGAAAactcagatatatctcaaacaCGGCTAAGTAGCAAGTCTATTAATGTCAGT CCTGGTGGTTCGCCATATCATACAATTCACTTAGCCGATACCACATTGGAAGgatggaattttcaaaatctgaaACAACATCGATCCAACTCGTGGTCCGATTCACTCGATGATTTAAAATTAATCCAAGATACGTTCAGGGATTCCGTGAAACATATGAG ATTACTTGATGAAAAATATACTACTCTTTATGACGGATACAAGAAAGCGTATGCAGAGGTATTACACAGATGGCGACTATTGGATGCACGTGCACAAGTATTAAAACACGTGAGTGCAACTCCTTTGGACACGCACAAAGGTGTTGAATTTCAAAGCGAATGCCAAATATGTGGCAAAGTTAGCAGAGGACCTCAGTGTATAAGTTGTAAACGATTAGCTTTGGAATGTGTAATTTGTCATATTTCTGTGAGAG GTCCAAGTAACTTCTGTATTTTTTGCGGACACGGAGGACACACACAGCATTTAGCAAAATGGTTTACTAGTGAAACACTGTGCCCAACTGGCTGTGGATGTTATTGCTTGCAAGAAAGTTCTACCCTCTTAAAACTGTAA
- the Maf1 gene encoding repressor of RNA polymerase III transcription Maf1 — MKLLESTRFEAINSALSIKTGDSKIIGRIESYSCKMAGNDKQLYKRFNAEQGFTPHDLQALSPPQTSLGTSPAQGYFSRSVSGDEDGPLCDTISRKTLFYLIATLNSAFHPDYDFSDAKSHEFSKEPSLQWVMNAVDSNLSATAGDHYRTLRTALWAAIDDEISLSECDIYSYNPDFASDPFGEDGCLWSFNYFFYNKKLKRIVFFPCRAINPLYVLDSGVGSDFAMDEDEERY; from the exons ATGAAGTTGCTCGAAAGTACACGTTTTGAAGCTATAAACAGTGCCTTGTCCATCAAAACTGGAGACAGCAAAATAATAGGCAG AATAGAGAGTTACTCTTGCAAAATGGCTGGAAATGACAAACAGCTGTATAAACGTTTCAATGCTGAACAAGGTTTTACTCCGCATGATCTTCAAGCCCTCTCACCACCACAAACATCCTTGGGAACATCACCTGCTCAAGGATACTTTAG CCGTAGTGTATCTGGTGATGAAGATGGCCCACTATGTGACACAATCAGTAGAAAAACATTGTTCTATTTGATTGCCACTTTGAATTCAGCTTTCCATCCAGATTATGATTTCTCTGATGCTAAGAGCCACGAGTTCAGTAAAGAACCAAGCTTACAATGGGTGATGAATGCTGTAGACAGTAATTTAAGTGCAACTGCAGGAGACCACTATCGCACTCTTCGAACGGCGCTTTGGGCTGCTATCGATGATGAAATATCATTAAGTGAATGTGATATTTATAG TTATAATCCAGACTTTGCATCGGATCCGTTTGGAGAAGATGGATGTTTGTggtcatttaattatttcttctacaataagaaattaaaacgCATTGTGTTTTTTCCGTGCAGAGCAATAAA tcCTCTCTATGTACTAGATTCTGGAGTCGGCAGTGATTTTGCCATGGATGAAGATGAAGAGAGATACTAA